AGCAACCTGAAACCCGCCCCTCCAATTTCATTAGTAATTCTACTCACAAGGCGAGTAGCATGTCTGGTCCCAGCCCCTGATACCGGTCTGCCGACACTCGCTCCATGCCAGCCGTTTCCGTCCATTCCTGTCGCTTCCAGCCTGATTGGCCCCTCCCCCGGGGGACAGGCTGATGGGCGCTGTCGTCGCGCTCGACCGTCTGCTGGACGGCCGCCAGCTGTGGCGCGGCCCGGCGCGCAACGGGCCGGCCAGCGGTCATCTGGCCAGTGGCCACCCGGCGCTGGACGCCCGCCTGCCCGGCGGCGGCTGGCCGGCCAGTGGCCTGTGCGAGGTGCTGCAGGATGCGCCCGGGGTGGGTGAGCTGGCCCTGGTCTGGCCGGCGCTGGCCACGCTGAGCCAACGCGACCGGCCGATCGTGCTGGTCGCCCCGCCCTACCGCCCGCATGCCCCGGCCTGGGCTGCGGCCGGACTGGACCTGGCCCAGCTGCAGATCATCCAGGCGGCACCGAAGCAGGCGCTTTGGGCGGCTGAACAGTGCCTGCGTTCGGCCGCCTGCGCTGCCGTGCTGTGCTGGCCGCAGCCGCAGCAGGCCGATGACCGTTCGCTGCGCCGCCTGCAGGTGGCCGCCGACAGTGGCCAGTGCCTGGGCTTCGTGTTCCGCGACGTGTCCGCTGCGCGCAATCCTTCCCCGGCCAGCCTGCGCCTGCAGCTGGACCACGGCCAGGTGCGGGTGCTGAAGTGCCGCGGCGGCTTGCCGCCCGCACAGCCGCTGCCGCTGGCCGTCGCCCACTGAGGCCGCGCCATGCACTGGGCCTGCCTGTTGTTGCCGCAACTGGCGCTGGACAGCGTACTGCGCCTGCAGCCGGACCCGCAGCGACCGCTGGTGCTGCTGCAGGGGCCGGCACAGCGCCGCGTGCTGCGCGCGGTCAGCCCCGCTGCGCGGGCGGCCGGCCTGCGCCCCGGCATGCTGCTGTCGGCCGCGCAGGTGCTGGTGCAGGATCTGCAGCTGCACGACTACGACCCCGCTATCGAGCTGCACACCCGTCAGCTGCTGGCCAGTTGGGCCTATGCCTACAGTTCGCAGGTCAGCCTCGATTTCCCGCATGCGCTGGTCATGGAAATCGGCGCCAGCCGTGCCCTGTTCGGTGACTGGCTGAAGATCAGGCAGCGCCTGCGCGATGGCCTGCACGAGCTGGGCCTGCGCCACCGTCTGGTGGCCGCACCCACCCCGCATGCCGCGCGCGTGCTGGCCAACGTGCACGACGGCCTGGGCGTCGATGCGCAGCAGTTGCCGGCCCTGCTGGCGCAGTTGCCCTTGGCGCGCTGCGGCCTGCCCGCCGAGGCGGTCACCGTGCTCGGTCGCTCCGGCCTGCGCACACTGGGCGCGGCGCTCGACCTGCCTCGCGACAGCCTGGCCCGGCGTTTCGCCCCTGATGTGCTGCAGCAGCTGGACGCATTGCGGGGCCTGCCCGCATCGCCACTGCGCTACTACCAGCCGCCCGACCGTTTCAATGCACGCATTGAATTCGAGTACGAGATCGAATCCAGCCAGGCCCTGCTGTTTCCGCTGCGCCGCCTGCTGCTGGACCTGGCCGCTTTCCTCTGTTCGCGCGACGGCGGCGTGCAGCGCTTCGATCTGTATTTCGAGCATGACCTGCTGCCGGCCAGCGTGCTGACCATCGGCCTGCTGGCCCCTGAGCGCGATGCCGCGCTGCTGTTCGAGATCGCCCGCAACCGCATGGAAGCCTTTGCCCTGCCCGCCGGCAGCCGGGCGCTGCGCCTGCAGGCCGAACACCTGCCACCGTTCGTGCCGGCCGCGCGCGACCTGTTCGACACGCGCCCGGCGCAGGCCATGCCGTGGACCCAGCTGCGCGAGCGCCTGCGCGCGCGCCTCGGCGATGACGCCGTACAGCCGCTGGCGGTACAGGCCGACCATCGCCCCGAACATGCCAGTGGTACCCAGCCCGCAAGCGGGCCGCCCGCATACTGGCCACTGCGTCCCGGCTGGCTGCTGGAGACGCCGCAACCCCTGCGCGACCCGCGCCTGCGCATCATCGCCGGGCCGGAGCGCATCGAATCGGGCTGGTGGGACCACGCCGATGCCCGCCGCGATTACTACGTGGTGGAAACCGCGCACGGCCAGCGCGGCTGGGCCTTCCGCCCGCGCAACGATCC
Above is a genomic segment from Stenotrophomonas sp. ESTM1D_MKCIP4_1 containing:
- the imuA gene encoding translesion DNA synthesis-associated protein ImuA, translated to MGAVVALDRLLDGRQLWRGPARNGPASGHLASGHPALDARLPGGGWPASGLCEVLQDAPGVGELALVWPALATLSQRDRPIVLVAPPYRPHAPAWAAAGLDLAQLQIIQAAPKQALWAAEQCLRSAACAAVLCWPQPQQADDRSLRRLQVAADSGQCLGFVFRDVSAARNPSPASLRLQLDHGQVRVLKCRGGLPPAQPLPLAVAH
- a CDS encoding DNA polymerase Y family protein; protein product: MHWACLLLPQLALDSVLRLQPDPQRPLVLLQGPAQRRVLRAVSPAARAAGLRPGMLLSAAQVLVQDLQLHDYDPAIELHTRQLLASWAYAYSSQVSLDFPHALVMEIGASRALFGDWLKIRQRLRDGLHELGLRHRLVAAPTPHAARVLANVHDGLGVDAQQLPALLAQLPLARCGLPAEAVTVLGRSGLRTLGAALDLPRDSLARRFAPDVLQQLDALRGLPASPLRYYQPPDRFNARIEFEYEIESSQALLFPLRRLLLDLAAFLCSRDGGVQRFDLYFEHDLLPASVLTIGLLAPERDAALLFEIARNRMEAFALPAGSRALRLQAEHLPPFVPAARDLFDTRPAQAMPWTQLRERLRARLGDDAVQPLAVQADHRPEHASGTQPASGPPAYWPLRPGWLLETPQPLRDPRLRIIAGPERIESGWWDHADARRDYYVVETAHGQRGWAFRPRNDPHAPWMLHGWFG